From one Anopheles bellator chromosome 1, idAnoBellAS_SP24_06.2, whole genome shotgun sequence genomic stretch:
- the LOC131210549 gene encoding oxysterol-binding protein-related protein 2 isoform X1: MAEKVVKDKNGQYDALRTSLPVPMFSRNEFNIWSVLKNCIGKELSKITMPVVFNEPLSFLQRMTEYMEYAKLLRIASEQPTPLERLKYVSAFAVSALASNWERLGKPFNPLLGETFELTRPEFRIICEQVSHHPPISAFHADSESFRFHGSIHPKLKFWGKSVEIQPKGVVTVEFPKLHEAYSWSNVNCCVHNVIVGKLWIEQYGPMEVVSHQHGLKATLNFKPSGWNNKDLHRVEGHIVDRNKRKTHFLYGKWTEFIKCTDYVSYEEYIKENAHKFKRGEERSKSPNESPGNTPRKVLSKLNSLKMSSFRSLSIQEPDEPPEPSDGDGIPKSDSAYSIDIPNSVLLWEAEARPDNTAEYYQFTNFAMSLNQLEDHMKQPKTLCPTDSRLRPDIRKLEQGDLDGAAAEKTRLEEKQRETRKKSKKTHEEQVVFPRWFTQQTNPHTMQEDWIYKGGYWDRNDENLQLDIF, encoded by the exons ATGGCAGAAAAGGTGGTCAAAGATAAGAATGGCCAGTATGATGCTCTCAG AACGTCGCTGCCGGTGCCTATGTTCTCCCGTAATGAGTTCAACATTTGGTCTGTGTTGAAAAATTGTATCGGAAAGGAGCTGAGCAAAATCACGATGCCGGTCGTCTTCAACGAGCCGCTAAG CTTTTTGCAGCGCATGACGGAGTACATGGAGTACGCGAAGCTGCTGCGTATCGCCTCGGAGCAGCCGACACCGCTCGAGCGGCTGAAGTACGTGTCCGCGTTTGCCGTGTCGGCGCTGGCCTCCAACTGGGAGCGGTTGGGTAAACCGTTCAACCCGCTGCTGGGCGAAACGTTCGAGCTGACGCGGCCCGAGTTTCGCATCATCTGCGAGCAGGTGTCCCACCATCCGCCAATATCGGCGTTTCACGCCGACTCGGAGAGCTTCCGGTTCCACGGGTCCATCCACCCGAAGCTCAAGTTTTGGGGCAAAAGTGTCGAGATCCAGCCCAAGGGCGTGGTAACGGTCGAGTTTCCCAAGCTGCACGAAGCCTACTCCTGGAGCAACGTGAACTGCTGCGTCCACAACGTGATCGTCGGCAAGCTGTGGATCGAGCAGTACGGCCCGATGGAGGTCGTCAGCCACCAGCACGGTCTGAAGGCGACCCTCAACTTCAAACCGTCTGGCTGGAACAACAAAGATTTGCACCGTGTCGAGGGGCACATCGTCGATCGCAA CAAACGCAAGACCCACTTCCTGTACGGCAAGTGGACGGAGTTCATCAAGTGCACCGACTACGTTTCGTACGAGGAGTACATCAAGGAGAACGCCCACAAGTTTAAGCGTGGAGAGGAACGAAGCAAAAGTCCCAACGAGTCGCCGGGCAACACGCCCCGGAAGGTGCTGTCGAAGTTGAACAGCCTCAAGATGAGCTCCTTCCGGAGCCTCTCCATCCAGGAG CCCGATGAACCTCCGGAGCCATCGGACGGTGATGGTATACCGAAGAGTGACTCTGCCTACTCGATCGACATTCCGAACTCGGTGCTGCTCTGGGAAGCCGAGGCCCGGCCCGACAACACGGCCGAGTACTACCAGTTCACCAATTTTGCAATGTCCCTCAACCAGCTCGAGGACCACATGAAGCAACCGAAGACACTCTGCCCGACCGATTCGCGGCTCCGGCCGGACATACGGAAGCTCGAGCAGGGCGATCTGGACGGTGCGGCCGCAGAGAAAACTCGGCTGGAAGAGAAGCAGCGCGAGACCCGcaagaaaagtaaaaagaCGCACGAGGAGCAGGTCGTTTTCCCACG ATGGTTTACGCAGCAGACCAATCCACACACCATGCAGGAGGACTGGATCTACAAAGGAGGCTACTGGGATCGGAACGATGAAAACCTACAGCTTGACATATTTTAA
- the LOC131210549 gene encoding oxysterol-binding protein-related protein 2 isoform X2, with product MFSRNEFNIWSVLKNCIGKELSKITMPVVFNEPLSFLQRMTEYMEYAKLLRIASEQPTPLERLKYVSAFAVSALASNWERLGKPFNPLLGETFELTRPEFRIICEQVSHHPPISAFHADSESFRFHGSIHPKLKFWGKSVEIQPKGVVTVEFPKLHEAYSWSNVNCCVHNVIVGKLWIEQYGPMEVVSHQHGLKATLNFKPSGWNNKDLHRVEGHIVDRNKRKTHFLYGKWTEFIKCTDYVSYEEYIKENAHKFKRGEERSKSPNESPGNTPRKVLSKLNSLKMSSFRSLSIQEPDEPPEPSDGDGIPKSDSAYSIDIPNSVLLWEAEARPDNTAEYYQFTNFAMSLNQLEDHMKQPKTLCPTDSRLRPDIRKLEQGDLDGAAAEKTRLEEKQRETRKKSKKTHEEQVVFPRWFTQQTNPHTMQEDWIYKGGYWDRNDENLQLDIF from the exons ATGTTCTCCCGTAATGAGTTCAACATTTGGTCTGTGTTGAAAAATTGTATCGGAAAGGAGCTGAGCAAAATCACGATGCCGGTCGTCTTCAACGAGCCGCTAAG CTTTTTGCAGCGCATGACGGAGTACATGGAGTACGCGAAGCTGCTGCGTATCGCCTCGGAGCAGCCGACACCGCTCGAGCGGCTGAAGTACGTGTCCGCGTTTGCCGTGTCGGCGCTGGCCTCCAACTGGGAGCGGTTGGGTAAACCGTTCAACCCGCTGCTGGGCGAAACGTTCGAGCTGACGCGGCCCGAGTTTCGCATCATCTGCGAGCAGGTGTCCCACCATCCGCCAATATCGGCGTTTCACGCCGACTCGGAGAGCTTCCGGTTCCACGGGTCCATCCACCCGAAGCTCAAGTTTTGGGGCAAAAGTGTCGAGATCCAGCCCAAGGGCGTGGTAACGGTCGAGTTTCCCAAGCTGCACGAAGCCTACTCCTGGAGCAACGTGAACTGCTGCGTCCACAACGTGATCGTCGGCAAGCTGTGGATCGAGCAGTACGGCCCGATGGAGGTCGTCAGCCACCAGCACGGTCTGAAGGCGACCCTCAACTTCAAACCGTCTGGCTGGAACAACAAAGATTTGCACCGTGTCGAGGGGCACATCGTCGATCGCAA CAAACGCAAGACCCACTTCCTGTACGGCAAGTGGACGGAGTTCATCAAGTGCACCGACTACGTTTCGTACGAGGAGTACATCAAGGAGAACGCCCACAAGTTTAAGCGTGGAGAGGAACGAAGCAAAAGTCCCAACGAGTCGCCGGGCAACACGCCCCGGAAGGTGCTGTCGAAGTTGAACAGCCTCAAGATGAGCTCCTTCCGGAGCCTCTCCATCCAGGAG CCCGATGAACCTCCGGAGCCATCGGACGGTGATGGTATACCGAAGAGTGACTCTGCCTACTCGATCGACATTCCGAACTCGGTGCTGCTCTGGGAAGCCGAGGCCCGGCCCGACAACACGGCCGAGTACTACCAGTTCACCAATTTTGCAATGTCCCTCAACCAGCTCGAGGACCACATGAAGCAACCGAAGACACTCTGCCCGACCGATTCGCGGCTCCGGCCGGACATACGGAAGCTCGAGCAGGGCGATCTGGACGGTGCGGCCGCAGAGAAAACTCGGCTGGAAGAGAAGCAGCGCGAGACCCGcaagaaaagtaaaaagaCGCACGAGGAGCAGGTCGTTTTCCCACG ATGGTTTACGCAGCAGACCAATCCACACACCATGCAGGAGGACTGGATCTACAAAGGAGGCTACTGGGATCGGAACGATGAAAACCTACAGCTTGACATATTTTAA
- the LOC131215929 gene encoding uncharacterized protein LOC131215929 — translation MDRQGYTPNPGSGLSYCNSFEANQSFPRVGKRLSRYSQRFAAAIGSTGKSPLVISFDSTAKMDRVRVDGSNGVRFTAFRPKGGCYPHGVASPYNSSYIASTSESIGRLPKSDINPNKAVFTIDSRTSRILIVNRNACELLGYSSKELCEMEFTGLLLNKSKMHVSALAEGQLNSEDGTVIILSGKVVELCTKYDKNVAVSLWVRQIDTEGQRCLAVAEPVERRIAQVVVDKNGYIISGDNEALMLFQLDTIDKFNGMDIALLIPAILLPDADSSLIAKHIRKQKATGKTQDGVSFPLCLMISHYENGTDTTDSGLSNPNALLYTVTVWVYTNLSGLLVIDENSVIESCNHHFSMLMFGYPQSQTIGEHISKLIPNIGQDSDCLTRSRNATLSSLDNDESETETDHVELESGKDNFVPPCRGAVNGVRNGHVACCELASPSKEPRKVCLDFTSVSGNRSTVGSLCVSSTAENACTDTTKAQISSNDSELPAGAGGNESRDLSSTKEQPLLTDSAPFPEDNSENNPNYVNTSSLFSNNSIKSHSPALTAALEDYTNFADCDLLTPVNETGSVCMNLLGSKNASNNETKSGHYTTEDISSALLLKDSPASMGPPPALVTPRLVKPHEKASIITSTPDPQHKRHSVGGGSSNDARQTVTHGSAKPNTAYGDGKYRGEAIHHDGNVIDIIYTISNQTLPCGRKVYCIWISRDPESSYNHLEDVNVTLTFNSITSTIDNSVGGPGASKTAAVGTGGTNAGSGAPGVASSRPNSVSLMSQCEEEQVFGEYNKHYTTIKQIGKGAYGYVKLSYRNSDRLLVISKFILKEKLCSNFMITTEDKREIPMEIYLLTHVKHPNIVTVFDVFENEKFFQLVMEVHGSGMDLFEFIDRRPAMTEKLGCYIFRQIAYAVDYLHSMNILHRDIKDENIIIDQHFQVKLIDFGSATFMQDGKLFSTFYGTTEYCSPEVLAGNKYAGPELEMWSLGVTLYVLMFFENPFLDIEETLKSELIIPQEIGSELEYVLLALLDKNPKTRITMPQLLASDWLTQEIVSSAFNFAQIIPCEPYEVNPEKYYNGQIYSSQTGLSTSPHSLSLVDDDEGVNDDDDDDDEQHAHIEDFSIDPEELLEDDVCPLSLDDDPKPEQSITESHEAARDSFEGPALLAKTAHRMSLHDYAEDLTVPTAMRGGGEAVCQLPGASVPSQLNSCPEPPCATASVVESVGLVAKPPTVLQLNELPSPVVVCERPFSSGSKSNSAHHATLYDSSCSTTPSLVLPASSILLCNMMPPYSVLTSGDSCCSCSSVTTISSSCCSIDIEHHQQPFPAVDDGSTASSSAADTPTNCCSQEYGAKTVPPVGQRRVETFEGDVTCSNLLVLGDSRHYAASSSSTSPCSSLTSSKSENNIFDGKFATFSTIYDVVSMDNVTDAATAIGAADAPAMLPFHGYAISDLSRELAPSTAVLSVSGPASNGGSSAAANSGNAEGISPRGWRPLKK, via the exons ATGGACAG GCAAGGCTACACACCAAACCCCGGATCTGGCCTCAGCTACTGCAACTCCTTCGAGGCCAATCAGAGTTTTCCACGCGTTGGCAAAAGGCTATCGCGGTACAGCCAGCGGTTTGCGGCCGCCATCGGGAGCACCGGAAAGTCTCCGCTGGTGATAAGCTTTGATTCCACCGCAAAGATGGATCGGGTGCGTGTGGATGGTTCGAACGGGGTCAGGTTTACCGCATTCCGTCCAAAGGGTGGCTGTTATCCGCACGGGGTGGCGTCACCGTACAACAGCTCGTACATTGCATCCACCTCGGAGTCGATTGGCCGCCTGCCAAAGAGTGATATCAACCCGAACAAGGCCGTTTTTACGATAGATTCCCGAACGTCCCGAATACTGATCGTCAATCGGAATGCCTGCGAGCTGCTGGGGTACAGTTCCAAGGAGCTGTGCGAGATGGAGTTCACGGGCCTGCTGCTGAACAAGAGCAAAATGCACGTGTCCGCCCTGGCCGAGGGGCAGCTGAACAGTGAGGACGGCACGGTAATCATACTGAGCGGAAAGGTGGTGGAACTGTGCACAAAGTATGACAAAAATGTAGCCGTCTCGCTGTGGGTTCGGCAAATCGACACCGAAGGCCAACGGTGTCTGGCCGTGGCGGAACCGGTCGAGCGACGGATAGCTCAGGTGGTGGTCGACAAGAACGGCTACATCATATCGGGAGACAACGAAGCCCTGATGCTGTTCCAACTCGACACGATCGACAAGTTTAACGGTATGGATATTGCGCTTCTCATACCGGCCATTCTGCTCCCGGATGCGGACTCTAGTCTAATAGCGAAACATATCAGAAAGCAGAAGGCGACTGGCAAAACGCAAGACGGTGTATCGTTCCCGCTGTGCCTGATGATATCGCACTACGAAAATGGCACCGACACCACGGACAGTGGGCTGTCGAATCCGAATGCGCTGCTCTACACGGTTACGGTTTGGGTGTACACCAACCTGTCCGGGTTGCTGGTGATTGACGAGAACTCCGTTATCGAATCGTGCAACCACCACTTCTCGATGCTCATGTTCGGCTACCCGCAGAGTCAAACGATCGGGGAGCACATCAGCAAACTGATACCCAACATCGGACAGGACAGTGACTGCCTGACGCGAAGCCGCAACGCAACGCTTTCGTCGCTGGACAACGACGAATCGGAGACGGAAACGGACCACGTGGAGCTGGAAAGTGGCAAGGACAACTTTGtgccaccgtgccgtggggcAGTGAACGGTGTCCGGAACGGACATGTCGCATGTTGCGAGCTAGCCAGCCCGTCGAAGGAACCACGGAAGGTGTGCCTAGACTTTACAAGCGTGTCGGGCAACCGGTCAACGGTGGGCAGCCTTTGTGTATCGTCAACCGCAGAGAATGCCTGCACGGATACGACCAAAGCACAAATTTCGTCGAACGACAGCGAGCtgccagccggtgccggtggcaacGAGTCCAGGGACCTTTCTAGTACCAAGGAGCAGCCTCTGCTGACTGATAGTGCGCCGTTTCCGGAAGACAACAGCGAAAATAATCCAAACTACGTCAACACATCCAGCCTGTTCAGCAATAATAGCATAAAG TCACACAGCCCGGCCCTAACGGCGGCGTTAGAGGATTATACGAATTTTGCCGACTGCGATCTCCTAACACCGGTCAACGAAACGGGTTCCGTGTGTATGAATCTGCTCGGCTCGAAAAACGCGTccaacaacgaaacgaaaagtggCCACTACACAACCGAGGACATTAGTTccgcgttgttgttgaaagACTCGCCAGCGAGTATGGGACCGCCGCCAGCCTTGGTAACACCCCGATTGGTGAAACCGCACGAAAAAGCGTCAATCATTACGTCCACACCGGATCCGCAGCACAAACGTCATTCCGTTGGCGGCGGTTCTAGCAACGATGCAAGGCAGACGGTTACCCATGGCAGCGCAAAACCGAACACAGCCTACGGCGATGGAAAGTACCGGGGCGAAGCAATCCATCACGATGGTAACGTGATCGACATCATCTACACGATCTCCAATCAGACGCTGCCGTGCGGGCGTAAAGTGTACTGCATTTGGATCAGTCGCGATCCGGAATCGTCGTACAACCACCTGGAGGACGTGAATGTAACGCTCACGTTcaacagcatcaccagcacAATCGACAATTCTGTCGGGGGGCCCGGAGCCAGCAAGACTGCGGCAGTCGGCACAGGAGGAACAAATGCTGGGTCTGGGGCTCCCGGCGTGGCCAGTAGTCGGCCAAACTCCGTTTCGCTGATGTCGCAGTGCGAGGAGGAGCAGGTTTTCGGCGAGTACAACAAACACTACACGACCATCAAGCAGATCGGCAAGGGTGCGTACGGGTACGTGAAACTGAGCTACCGCAACTCGGATCGGCTGCTGGTGATCTCCAAGTTTATACTGAAAGAGAAGCTCTGCTCGAACTTTATGATAACGACCGAGGACAAGCGCGAGATTCCGATGGAAATTTACCTGCTGACGCACGTCAAGCACCCGAACATCGTGACCGTGTTCGATGTGTTTGAgaatgaaaagtttttccagcTCGTGATGGAGGTGCACGGTTCGGGGATGGATCTGTTCGAGTtcatcgatcgccggccggccatgaCGGAGAAGCTCGGTTGCTACATCTTTCGCCAGATTGCCTACGCCGTCGACTATCTACACTCGATGAACATCCTGCACCGGGACATTAAGGACGagaacatcatcatcgatcagcaCTTTCAAGTGAAGCTAATtgatttcggttcggccacatTCATGCAGGACGGGAAACTGTTTTCCACCTTCTACGGCACCACGGAGTACTGCAGTCCGGAGGTGTTGGCTGGGAACAAGTATGCAGGGCCCGAGCTGGAGATGTGGTCCCTCGGGGTGACGCTGTAcgtgttgatgttttttgAAAATCCCTTCTTGGACATTGAGGAAACGCTCAAATCGGAGCTGATCATACCGCAAGAGATTGGCAGCGAACTTGAGTATGTGCTGTTGGCGTTGCTGGATAAGAACCCCAAAACACGGATCACGATGCCACAACTGCTCGCGAGCGACTGGTTGACGCAGGAGATTGTATCGAGCGCGTTCAACTTTGCCCAAATCATCCCGTGCGAGCCGTACGAAGTGAACCCGGAGAAGTACTACAATGGGCAGATCTATTCGAGCCAAACCGGGCTCTCCACTTCGCCCCACAGTTTGTCGCTggtcgacgatgacgaaggtgtcaacgacgacgacgacgatgacgatgagcaGCATGCCCACATCGAGGATTTTTCCATCGATCCGGAGGAACTGCTGGAGGACGATGTGTGCCCTTTGTCGCTAGACGACGATCCAAAACCCGAACAATCAATCACCG AGTCGCACGAAGCCGCCCGTGACTCGTTCGAGGGTCCGGCTCTGTTGGCGAAAACCGCCCATCGCATGTCGCTGCACGATTACGCCGAGGATCTAACGGTGCCAACGGCAatgcgtggtggtggtgaggccGTCTGCCAGCTGCCAGGTGCT TCTGTTCCTTCCCAATTAAACTCCTGCCCTGAGCCGCCGTGCGCGACCGCAAGTGTAGTGGAAAGTGTCGGTTTAGTCGCCAAACCGCCGACAGTGTTGCAATTGAACGAACTCCCAAGCCCGGTCGTGGTCTGTGAGCGCCCGTTTTCAAGTGGCAGCAAGTCCAACAGCGCACACCACGCGACGCTCTATGACTCCAGTTGCTCCACAACGCCATCACTCGTGCTGCCGGCTTCCTCCATTTTGCTGTGCAATATGATGCCCCCGTATTCAGTTCTGACCAGTGGCGATAGTTGCTGTAGCTGCAGCAGcgtcaccaccatcagcagcagctgctgtaGTATCGATATtgaacaccaccagcaaccgttTCCCGCGGTGGACGATGGGAGTACGGCCAGTAGTAGTGCTGCGGACACACCGACGAACTGTTGTTCTCAGGAGTACGGTGCGAAAACGGTTCCGCCAGTTGGGCAGCGTAGGGTCGAAACCTTTGAAGGGGACGTCACGTGCTCCAATCTGTTGGTGCTGGGAGACTCACGACACTACGctgcgtcgtcatcgtccaccAGTCCTTGTAGTTCTCTGACATCTTCCAAGTCGGAGAACAACATTTTCGATGGCAAGTTCGCCACCTTTAGCACCATCTACGATGTGGTTAGCATGGACAATGTAACCGATGCGGCAACCGCCATCGGTGCAGCAGATGCTCCGGCCATGCTGCCGTTCCATGGCTACGCTATCAGCGATCTTTCTCGTGAGCTGGCCCCTTCAACGGCGGTGCTGTCAGTAAGCGGCCCGGCTTCGAACGGTGGTAGTAGCGCCGCGGCAAACAGCGGAAACGCTGAGGGCATCTCACCGCGTGGCTGGCGTCCGTTGAAGAAATAG
- the LOC131216498 gene encoding leucine-rich repeat-containing protein 59-like, with product MPKQSKDDGEKINVRERLTDNLLDLSLMNISTIPVNEIKALRRATILDLSNNRIGAIKSDFLALTQLTQLDLSKNRITSICDDFGQLTNLRRLDLYNNQITRLPLSFGRLRNLKYLDLKNNPLHPALGKKIGTFSDTSDCLAAANRAVELMKTIEQMMISDCMGEIELRNSAEGKQPNQDVDTGATGKSKRRRKHLNGAESEQMVQILTKDSDTDKGTEKRKRRQGETVSSKGARATILLAIGLVLLLALVVALFSTHSGAVQSFWEKMFDDPNENRVQEEYIK from the exons ATGCCGAAACAAAGTAAAGATGATGGTGAAAAGATTAACGTCCGTGAACGGCTCACGGACAACCTGCTGGATCTGAGTCTGATGAACATCTCCACCATCCCAGTGAATGAAATC AAAGCCTTACGCAGAGCAACGATCTTGGATTTGTCTAACAACCGAATTGGGGCTATTAAG AGTGATTTCTTAGCGCTCACGCAGCTGACCCAACTGGACTTGTCCAAAAACAGAATCACCTCGATCTGTGACGATTTCGGGCAACTTACCAACCTACGGCGGCTCGATTTATACAACAATCAAATAACGCGTTTGCCGCTCTCGTTCGGGCGGCTAAGAAACCTTAAGTATCTGGATCTAAAGAACAACCCACTGCATCCGGCActcggcaaaaaaatcggCACTTTCAGCGATACTTCCGATTGTCTGGCGGCAGCCAACCGTGCCGTCGAGTTGATGAAAACTATCGAGCAGATGATGATCAGTGATTGTATGGGCGAGATAGAATTGCGCAATAGTGCCGAAGGAAAACAACCGAATCAGGATGTCGACACCGGTGCTACtgggaaatcgaaacgaagaagaaagcaCTTGAATGGGGCCGAATCGGAACAAATGGTGCAGATCCTAACGAAAGATTCCGATACTGACAAGGGCACTGAAAAACGTAAGCGCCGCCAGGGTGAGACCGTCTCCTCCAAAGGAGCACGGGCAACGATCTTGTTGGCCATCGGTTTAGTGCTACTActggcgttggtggtggctctCTTTTCCACACATTCCGGTGCGGTGCAATCTTTCTGGGAAAAGATGTTCGACGATCCAAATGAAAACCGTGTGCAGGAAGAGTACATAAAATAA